The proteins below come from a single Terriglobales bacterium genomic window:
- the rplI gene encoding 50S ribosomal protein L9, whose translation MEVILKEDVPKLGARGDVVKVADGYGRNYLLPRKLAIEATPGNRAVIEQMKQAAVRRLARDKADAELLAKQFDELTLTFYRRVGEGEHLFGSVTSSDIGEELEARGFNVDRRKIQLDQPIKNLGEFPVPIKLHRDVTASVKVRIERETVE comes from the coding sequence ATGGAAGTCATCCTGAAAGAAGATGTTCCCAAGCTAGGGGCGCGCGGCGACGTGGTCAAGGTGGCCGACGGCTACGGCCGCAACTACCTGCTGCCGCGCAAGCTGGCCATCGAGGCCACGCCCGGCAACCGCGCCGTCATCGAGCAGATGAAGCAGGCGGCGGTGCGCCGCCTGGCCCGCGACAAGGCCGACGCCGAATTGCTGGCCAAGCAGTTCGACGAGCTCACCCTGACCTTCTACCGCCGCGTGGGCGAAGGCGAGCACCTGTTCGGCTCGGTCACCTCTTCCGACATCGGGGAGGAGCTGGAGGCGCGCGGCTTCAACGTGGACCGGCGCAAGATCCAGCTCGACCAGCCCATCAAGAACCTGGGCGAGTTCCCCGTGCCCATCAAGCTGCACCGCGACGTCACCGCCAGCGTCAAGGTGCGCATCGAGCGCGAGACGGTGGAGTAG
- a CDS encoding photosynthetic reaction center cytochrome c subunit family protein, producing MAKTGRKCMQLGGFLAVLLAASWTAAQAPPAGPPPEKPAEQVYKNIQVLKGMPASQLIPTMQFMSGSLGVPCEHCHVDPRESDAKKEKVTARKMIQMVAAIDRDHFEGRAEVTCNSCHHGQPKPATVPAIAQAAWVAQMQPQPSAPASVPSVDDLFARYLKAVGGREAADAIQTRVYKGTATGYDGNEAPRPTPIEMYASGPGKLLVVQQLPNGAASSYAYDGDSGWMKNPRGVRALNPREVETVRERAAALDLIQLDDYLTTKVAGQETVNGRAAWVVEGTRRGASPVKLWFDAENGLLVRKQTQVATAFGPSPLQTDFADYRPVGKLKLPFRVTSGTLSSGVVREFSDIQLNLPVEDSKFAMPAAAK from the coding sequence ATGGCGAAGACTGGGCGAAAGTGCATGCAGTTGGGCGGGTTCCTGGCGGTGCTGCTGGCCGCTTCCTGGACGGCGGCGCAGGCGCCTCCGGCAGGGCCTCCCCCCGAGAAACCCGCCGAGCAAGTCTACAAGAACATCCAGGTGCTCAAGGGCATGCCTGCTTCCCAGCTCATCCCCACCATGCAGTTCATGTCGGGCTCACTGGGCGTCCCCTGCGAACACTGCCACGTGGACCCGCGCGAGAGCGACGCCAAGAAGGAGAAGGTCACGGCGCGCAAGATGATCCAGATGGTCGCGGCCATCGACCGCGACCACTTCGAGGGCCGTGCCGAGGTCACCTGCAACAGTTGCCATCACGGCCAGCCCAAGCCGGCCACCGTCCCTGCCATCGCCCAGGCCGCCTGGGTAGCACAGATGCAGCCCCAGCCCTCCGCCCCGGCCTCCGTGCCGTCGGTGGACGATCTGTTCGCCCGCTACCTGAAGGCGGTCGGCGGGCGCGAGGCCGCCGACGCCATCCAGACCCGCGTCTACAAGGGCACCGCCACCGGCTACGACGGCAACGAGGCGCCCCGTCCCACGCCCATCGAGATGTACGCCTCGGGGCCCGGCAAGCTGCTGGTGGTGCAGCAACTGCCCAACGGCGCCGCTTCCTCCTACGCTTACGACGGCGACTCCGGCTGGATGAAGAACCCCCGCGGCGTGCGCGCCCTCAACCCGCGCGAAGTCGAGACCGTGCGCGAGCGCGCCGCCGCCCTCGACCTGATCCAGCTCGACGACTACCTGACCACCAAAGTCGCCGGCCAGGAGACGGTCAACGGGCGCGCGGCCTGGGTGGTGGAGGGCACGCGCAGAGGCGCCAGCCCGGTCAAGCTCTGGTTCGACGCCGAGAACGGCCTGCTCGTGCGCAAGCAGACGCAGGTGGCCACCGCCTTCGGCCCCTCCCCGCTCCAGACCGACTTCGCCGACTACCGCCCCGTGGGCAAGCTCAAGCTGCCCTTTCGCGTGACCTCGGGGACGCTCAGCTCGGGCGTGGTGCGCGAGTTCAGCGACATCCAGCTCAACCTGCCGGTCGAGGACAGCAAGTTCGCCATGCCGGCGGCGGCGAAGTAG